AATGGAGGTGGTGATCCATGTGGAGAGTCATGGAAAGGGATCACTTGTGAGGGCTCAGCAGTTGTCTCTATGTAAAAGAATCAGACTCttgattttttgtttctttccacttaacattgattgattgattgttgaGTGTTTTTAATGttcttgttttgttgttgtgatTTGTAACAGAGATATATCGGATTTAGGAGTCTCTGGCACTCTTGGATACTTGCTCTCAGACCTAATGTCACTCAGaaaattgtaattatttttcCTGTTTGTTTTATCTTTGTGCTTTTGAGGATTTTCATTCAGTAACTTTACTCCCTTTCACTTGGTTACAGGGATGTTAGTGGAAACAGCATCCATGACACACTTCCATATCAGTTGCCACCGAATCTCACAAGCCTGTAATGCTTAGCAATGTCTTTTTAGTATTTATCTTCAGTGTTCAGTTTGAAACTAACAgttgaaaataaaatgtaatgCAGAAACTTGGCGAGAAACAACCTAAGTGGCAACCTTCCGTACTCCATATCTGCTATGGGATCTCTTTCTTACATGTTAGTTTAACATTTTAGATTATGTGATTTAGCATTATCCTTCTTGTGCATTAAAGTTTGAAAATGTTGTTGTCCAGGAACGTAAGTGGTAATTCACTTTCCATGTCTGTAGGAGATATATTTGCCGGTCTTAAGTCACTTTCGACATTGTAAATATCTCTTTCCTCTCCGTATATCGCATTCATATCATTGCCAGCTTCCATTTATCTTCCACTGTTGATGTATCCAGGGACCTTTCTCATAATAACTTCAGTGGCGATCTTCCGAGTTCCTTGAGTACACTGTCTCAACTTTCCGTTCTGTGAGTCCTTTTAAACTTTCTCTGTTGCATTGAGAAGTGCCATTAAGAAGTTACTAAATGATGATGATATCTTCATTTGTGACAGTTACGTTCAGAACAATCAGTTGACAGGTACTATCGATGTGCTCTCCGGTTTGCCTTTGACAACTCTGTAAGTTTCATTTTCAGATAGAAAAAAGCAACCGCTGTGTTAATACCCATCACATTTACCCAAGGTTCTAAAATTTGGTTTAGGCTGTGCCTAGCTGACACAAATTTGTTAAATCGATTTAAATCAGTTTGAATCTGTTTAATTCAGTTTAAATCTGTTAGATTAGTAAGAATGTTATTGCAAATTCACAAATttatctaatttctttttttgtatatCTTATCTCTGATAATtcaccaaaataattttataattaatccAAAAAGTAAAATATCTTATCCAAacgttaaatatatattataatatatcaaTAGTTCATTAACGTCTATGACCTGAATAATCCGCCTAGTCGTATACAAAACGCCTAGTTACCGCCTATATATTTCTTGAATATTTAACACTATGTTTTCTTGGCAGAAATGTTGCAAACAACCACTTCAATGGATCCATACCTAAGGAGCTTAGCTCTATCAAGACCTTAATGTAAGTTTTCAATAACAATCTATTCACTTCTTTACTTGGAGTTTTAATTCACTTTATGCCTTTGAATTGTATCCAAAACTGAAACAGATATGATGGAAACTCCTTTGATAACGCACCTGCATCTCCTCAACCAGAAAGACCTGACAAAAAGAGTAAACCTTCTTCTGGTTCCAAGAAACCCAAAAACACCCCTGACGCTAAAGACaagtcttctgaatcttcaGACAAGGGTGGTTTATCCGGTGGAGTAGTAACCGGCATAGTCTTCGGTTCCTTGTTCGTTGCTGGCATCATAGCACTTGTTCTTTACCTATGCCTtcacaagaagaaaagaaaagttggAGAAAGCACAACAAGAGCTTCTCACAGAACAAGTCTTCCACTTAGTGTCATACCTGAAGTGCAAGAGCAGAGAGTCAAAACCGTAGCAGACATGAAGTCATCATCATCGCCTCCAGACAAAGTAACCGTAGACAACGTTATGAAAAACGGGTCTCTAACTAGAATGCGTTCTCCCATCACAGCTTCGCAGTACACCGTTTCGTCTCTCCAAGTAGCGACAAACAGCTTTAGCCAAGAGAACATCATCGGGGAAGGCTCTCTAGGCCGCGTCTACAGAGCAGAGTTCCCCAACGGGAAGGTGATGGCGGTTAAGAAGATCGATAACGCAGCGCTTTCGTTGCAAGAGGAAGATTGTTTCTTGGAAGCGGTTTCGAACATGTCGCGTTTGAGGCATCCGAACATCGTTCCGTTGGGTGGATACTGCACCGAGCATGGTCAGCGTCTGCTGGTGTATGAGTACGTTGGGAATGGGAATCTAGATGATATGCTTCACTTGAATGATGATAGAAGCATGGCTTTGACTTGGAACGCACGTGTTAAAGTGGCGCTTGGCACAGCCAAGGCTTTAGAGTATGTGATGTGTTTACATTTGTTTATGGTTATGTCTAATTCTCTAACCTGAGTTTGGTTTTAAACAGGTACTTGCACGAGGTTTGCTTGCCTTCAATAGTACATAGGAACTTCAAGTCGGCGAATATATTGCTAGATGAAGAGCTTAATCCTCACTTATCAGACTGTGGTTTAGCTGCTTTGAACCCAAACACTGAGAGACAGGTTTCAACTCAAGTGGTGGGTTCATTTGGATACAGTGCTCCAGAGTTTGCATTGTCAGGGATCTATACTGTGAAAAGTGATGTGTACACTTTTGGTGTGGTCATGCTTGAGCTCTTAACTGGTCGGAAGCCTCTGGACAGGTTTGTTTTCATCTAATGTTAGCCAACAAAAGCCATTCAGTTCTACGTTTTCtttatttatgtgtgtttgaTAGCTCGAGGACGAGAGCAGAGCAGTCACTAGTGAGATGGGCAACACCGCAGCTTCACGATATAGATGCCTTGTCTAAAATGGTTGATCCTTCTCTCAATGGAATGTATCCAGCTAAGTCACTCTCTCGTTTTGCGGATATCATTGCTCTCTGTATTCAGGTACATTAACCATCCCTAAGGAAAATGCGTTAAGCCCAAAAGCATTGCATTAAAGTAACCAAaccatcttctctttttttttagccGGAACCAGAGTTCAGGCCTCCAATGTCAGAGGTGGTGCAACAGCTAGTGAGGTTGGTTCAACGAGCAAGTGTAGTCAAAAGAAGATCAAGTGATGACACTGGATTTTCTTACAGGACACCTGAACATGAGCACATGGATATCTCTTTCTGAGTTAATACAACTACTCCAAGCTCCATTCCAGTCTTCTGTTCACTCGAAGCAGGTCTTATACTCCCAGAGGGAGAGAGTTTTGCTTGGTAACGGAGAGGTAAAGAACGCATCCTGGTTCAGACCTCACAAGTATAAAACTGTGTATTTCTGTGAGGAATATATTAGAGTATATAAGAAGAGTCTCATCATCTTTTGCAatcatcttttttcttctttttgttgaaTAATCAATGTATCTGAGACTTCTAAAAGTTTTGAGTTTAGCATTCCAATGCtctctttt
The Brassica napus cultivar Da-Ae chromosome A1, Da-Ae, whole genome shotgun sequence DNA segment above includes these coding regions:
- the LOC106366982 gene encoding protein STRUBBELIG-RECEPTOR FAMILY 8 encodes the protein MATGDRAMLLVLLVLFTTISVVRCVTDPSDVQALQVLYSSLNSPSQLTNWKNGGGDPCGESWKGITCEGSAVVSIDISDLGVSGTLGYLLSDLMSLRKLDVSGNSIHDTLPYQLPPNLTSLNLARNNLSGNLPYSISAMGSLSYMNVSGNSLSMSVGDIFAGLKSLSTLDLSHNNFSGDLPSSLSTLSQLSVLYVQNNQLTGTIDVLSGLPLTTLNVANNHFNGSIPKELSSIKTLIYDGNSFDNAPASPQPERPDKKSKPSSGSKKPKNTPDAKDKSSESSDKGGLSGGVVTGIVFGSLFVAGIIALVLYLCLHKKKRKVGESTTRASHRTSLPLSVIPEVQEQRVKTVADMKSSSSPPDKVTVDNVMKNGSLTRMRSPITASQYTVSSLQVATNSFSQENIIGEGSLGRVYRAEFPNGKVMAVKKIDNAALSLQEEDCFLEAVSNMSRLRHPNIVPLGGYCTEHGQRLLVYEYVGNGNLDDMLHLNDDRSMALTWNARVKVALGTAKALEYLHEVCLPSIVHRNFKSANILLDEELNPHLSDCGLAALNPNTERQVSTQVVGSFGYSAPEFALSGIYTVKSDVYTFGVVMLELLTGRKPLDSSRTRAEQSLVRWATPQLHDIDALSKMVDPSLNGMYPAKSLSRFADIIALCIQPEPEFRPPMSEVVQQLVRLVQRASVVKRRSSDDTGFSYRTPEHEHMDISF